From a single Daphnia magna isolate NIES unplaced genomic scaffold, ASM2063170v1.1 Dm_contigs478, whole genome shotgun sequence genomic region:
- the LOC116934978 gene encoding uncharacterized protein LOC116934978 produces the protein MAKGRLESLLKRLKRTPELLSAYHKEIDQLRVQNFVEEADQNYEGLHTYLPHHPVIRQDKKSTKIRPVFDGAAKSKYGPSLNDVLETGPNLNPDLLAVLMRFRLNKIAWIADIEKAFLNIALHPEDAEAVRFLWITELETPNPPLVAYKWKRVPFGLSSSPFLLRATLNKHLDGMESIYSTTVRQLKEQIYVDDYLGGADNISTAKTRIQETKSIFQEAKLNMRSWVTNDKTVRKFLSEKGLINPIWHLAGSEETPTGGNHSSGTKSMLLRNFLAQIGGGTVQASKILRISPRGERQPQRWYTPSYGGTDHHG, from the exons aTGGCAAAAGGAAGACTGGAGAGTCTATTGAAAAGACTCAAAAGAACACCAGAGCTTCTATCAGCCTACCATAAGGAAATAGACCAGCTTCGCgtccaaaacttcgtagagGAGGCAGACCAGAACTACGAAGGACTCCACACTTATCTGCCACACCATCCTGTCATCCGACAGGACAAAAAATCCACGAAGATTCGACCGGTATTCGACGGGGCGGCAAAATCAAAGTATGGCCCAAGCCTCAACGATGTCTTAGAAACCGGCCCGAACCTAAATCCCGATCTGCTAGCCGTCTTAATGCGATtccgtttgaacaaaatcgcatggatagcagacatcgaaaaagctTTCTTAAACATCGCCCTGCATCCTGAAGACGCCGAAGCTGTCAGATTCCTGTGGATCACGGAGCTAGAAACGCCAAATCCGCCTCTAGTGGCATACAAGTGGAAACGAGTCCCATTTGGGCTCAGCTCCAGcccatttttgctgcgagctacCCTAAACAAGCACCTAGACGGCATGGAATCAATCTACTCCACCACAGTAAGACAGCTCAAGGAGCAAATTTATGTTGACGACTACCTTGGAGGCGCCGACAACATCTCCACAGCCAAAACCAGGATACAGGAGACAAAATCCATCTTCCAGGAGGCAAAACTCAACATGCGAAGTTGGGTCACCAACGACAAAACAGTTCGCAAATTTCTCAGTGAAAAGGGGCTCATCAACCCCATa TGGCACTTGGCTGGATCCGAGGAGACACCAACAGGTGGAAACCATTCGTCAGGAACCAAGTCGATGCTATTAAGAAACTTTCTGGCCCAAATTGGTGGCGGCACTGTCCAGGCGTCCAAAATCCTGCGGATCTCGCCTCGCGGGGAGCGCCAGCCGCAACGCTGGTACACTCCGAGCTATGGTGGAACGgaccatcatggctga
- the LOC123468986 gene encoding uncharacterized protein LOC123468986 produces the protein MSRGASATRAGLKGHLTRTMDKIKQYKNLSMTAELDNDLATETELLKQRYQKFIKASDQVRWNLQSTNATEEQIEQDYSAVAEVEEDMSAVLALAKNKREEYKRQLDAEFQDQQRKDERKREEDRSKLLPAELQKEWSSSDANDITDITALLNFIRDQVDAAERYSRWKSETVKTPQQTTTTTPAKQPPAATASQLAIGARSQLAPQTRRYSKQSTQPSNTPPGRQDNFIVRQCTRPCIFCGEIHYPTVCPVNLKDKKAIIARQKRCVRCFSPNHETSNCPTNYLCKHCQATHHTALCDKKVTRFAHTGNNAPTNVMASVSSANTYGDLVVKTATVMVVGPNGKETRAILFIDDGSHRSWVTRSISKSLNLKIVAVENIGTRVFKQRKPNPVEQINAVELAVRGTWKGAPLVKITALETDYIGDTGPYSHTAFARHLWLEDEKMADDRFETNSQEKEVGILIGVDQMFKII, from the exons atgtcacgaGGGGCATCGGCAACACGCGCAGGCCTGAAAGGCCACCTTACTAGGACGATGGACAAAATCAAGCAGTACAAAAACCTCTCCATGACGGCAGAACTGGATAACGACCTTGCAACGGAAACCGAACTCCTCAAGCAACGTTACCAGAAATTCATCAAGGCAAGCGACCAAGTTAGATGGAACTTACAATCCACTAACGCCACCGAGGAGCAAATCGAACAAGATTACTCCGCAGTGGCAGAAGTCGAAGAAGACATGAGTGCTGTACTCGCTCtagccaaaaacaaacgcgagGAGTACAAACGTCAACTGGACGCTGAGTTCCAAgaccagcaaagaaaagacgagCGAAAACGGGAAGAAGACAGAAGC aaattgcttcctgcagaattgcagaaagaatggTCGAGTTCCGATGCAAACGACATCACCGACATCACAGCCCTGCTGAATTTCATCAGGGATCAAGTCGACGCTGCTGAAAGGTACAGCCGATGGAAATCGGAAACGGTTAAAACTccacagcagacgacaacaaccacaccgGCGAAACAGCCACCAGCTGCTACAGCCTCTCAACTGGCGATTGGAGCTAGATCCCAACTAGCTCCACAAACCAGaagatattcaaaacaaagcacaCAGCCATCAAATACACCACCAGGACGACAAGACAACTTCATCGTCCGACAATGCACAAGACCGTGCATTTTCTGTGGGGAAATACACTACCCCACGGTTTGTCCAGTAAACCTCAAGGACAAAAAGGCCATAATCGCCAGGCAGAAAAGGTGCGTCAGATGTTTCAGCCCTAATCACGAAACTTCAAACTGCCCCACCAACTACTTATGCAAACACTGCCAGGCGACACACCACACCGCCCTCTGTGACAAAAAGGTGACAAGATTTGCACACACCGGAAACAATGCCCCAACGaacgtcatggcatctgtctccaGTGCAAACACCTACGGCGATCTCGTGGTGAAAACGGCAACAGTGATGGTGGTAGGCCCCAATGGTAAAGAAACCAGGGCAATATTATTCATTGATGATGGCAGCCATAGATCCTGGGTCACCAGATCTATTTCAAAATCGCTGAATTTGAAGATAGTGGCCGTGGAAAATATCGGGACGagagtcttcaaacaaaggaaaccCAATCCAGTAGAGCAAATCAACGCAGTGGAATTGGCGGTTCGGGGCACCTGGAAAGGAGCCCCACTCGTCAAAATAACAGCCCTGGAAACGGACTACATCGGAGACACTGGACCCTACTCCCACACGGCATTCGCAAGACACCTGTGgttggaagacgaaaaaatggctgacgacaggtttgaaaccaacagccaagaaaaagaagtcggcattttaatcggagtcgaccaaatgtttaagatcatt